The Candidatus Gracilibacteria bacterium genomic sequence GGATCAATAATTTTTGTTTTTGGTATTATCGGTCCGATTGTTTTTTTTATTCTTTTATTCTTTGAAAAAAGACATATTGTTTTAGAAATCTTAAAGGCATCAGTAAAAAAAGAAGAGTTTCGTTTTGGTTATACAATTACGTTTTTTATCGCTTCACAGTTTTTTAACTTAGCCCAACGTATGGATCTTTTTATATTGTCTTACTTTCTGTCTAAATCTCCGGAAGTTGGTTATTATGGATTAGCACAAAAAATAATTTTGACCGTCATTGCTTCAATTGCTAGTATTACACAGGTTTTATCACCAAAGTTTTCTAAGATTTCAACTAAAGAAGAGGTAAAAAAAGAATTTAAGACTGGCATAGTTTACTTATTGATTCCAACCGCTTTTTTTATTGTCTTATTCTTTACTCCAAACGTTATTTTTTATCTTTTTTTCACCGAAAAATTTGCCCAAACAGCTATCATTACCAAGACTTTAACATGGCCCTATATCATCTATACCTTTCTTAACTTGCCATTGCTCTTTCTTTTGTATACTGTTAAGAAGCCTTCATATATTTTGATTGCTAATTTGGGAATTTTCATTATCATTAGCTTTGGCAGCTATTATCTTATTCCAACCATGAACGTATCAGGTCCCCCTTATGCTCTAGCTTTATCGTTTTTTATTGGTCTGATTATTCTTTCAGTTGCTTCGTATATTGAATATAAAAAATTGCCTAGTAAAATTATCTAACCCATCGTTCGTAAGTTACTTCTCGAAAACTAATTTCTTTTT encodes the following:
- a CDS encoding oligosaccharide flippase family protein, producing MIQRLFNFIKKPTSKDIIINTVGNYLNVVFIAFFAFLLVRILAPSQYGVLSVLLGIAYVLANILDFGTTASIYSYLPVMIEKKQKNIYIFLKTILFYQTGFSVIIILLLFIFFPYLDKIFFKTGAPSWELYATTFSVLFLVWQNYAINALFAAKRFLKANVFLNLSNLIKTIIIFIMIPLKLITVGSIIFVFGIIGPIVFFILLFFEKRHIVLEILKASVKKEEFRFGYTITFFIASQFFNLAQRMDLFILSYFLSKSPEVGYYGLAQKIILTVIASIASITQVLSPKFSKISTKEEVKKEFKTGIVYLLIPTAFFIVLFFTPNVIFYLFFTEKFAQTAIITKTLTWPYIIYTFLNLPLLFLLYTVKKPSYILIANLGIFIIISFGSYYLIPTMNVSGPPYALALSFFIGLIILSVASYIEYKKLPSKII